TTCACCGCACGCTCTGCGAGAGCGCGAGCGTGTTCGTGATGCCGGCCCAATGCTCGCCGGTAAGCGTGTGGTCATCGACCCAGGCTTTGGCGGAGCGGATAAGGGCCAGGTTGTTCGTGGTCCTTATGGCGACATCACGGAAGAAGAGATCATTTGGGATCTAGCGGGCCGTATCGAGGGCCGCATGATTGCCGCTGGTATGGAAACTATCGTGTCGCGTCCGCGCCAGGATAGTCCTTCGCTGAAAGATCGCGCAGACATTGCCAATGCTTTTGGTGCTGATGTGATGATCTCCTTGCAGTGCGATAAGTACCCGAATGATAAGGCCAATGGCGTTGCTAGCTTCTATTTCGGTTCTGAGATGGGTTCTAGTTCCCTGACGGGCGAGATGTTGTCTGGCTTTATTCAGCGCGAAATTTCCGCACGCACGGATCTGGTTAACTGCGGTAATCATGGTCGCACATGGGATCTGCTCCGCATTACAGAGATGCCTACTGTGGAGGTTGTGCTGGGCTATCTGACCAACCCTCACGACGTGGCTATTTTGACCGATCCTGAGCAGCGTGACGCTATCGCGGAAGCCATTGTGGTTGCTGTTAAGCGCCTTTATTTGCTTGACGACGATGACCAACCCACGGGCACGTATCGTTTCTCTGAGATGCTAGAGCAAGGCTTACTGTAGCCCCGCACAGTACATAGCAAAGGGAGCCTCTCCTAGGAGGCTCCCTTTTAGTATGCTTTAGTGTTCGCCGCCTAAAAGGCCCATGATGCGTTCGAAGTCTT
The sequence above is drawn from the Corynebacterium rouxii genome and encodes:
- a CDS encoding N-acetylmuramoyl-L-alanine amidase, whose amino-acid sequence is MSGTLRVGDRSPRIAEVRTALTRLGLLEGTTKNLEQTKSDTFTDSETLFDEDLALTLQGFQQARGIIASGEINEITLKLLREASYSLGARVLSFEPNNIFVGDDVVQLQHQLQELGFYTDRVDGRFGELTYASLVNYQLNYGLNPDGICGPETIRAFGRLGRRITGGSPHALRERERVRDAGPMLAGKRVVIDPGFGGADKGQVVRGPYGDITEEEIIWDLAGRIEGRMIAAGMETIVSRPRQDSPSLKDRADIANAFGADVMISLQCDKYPNDKANGVASFYFGSEMGSSSLTGEMLSGFIQREISARTDLVNCGNHGRTWDLLRITEMPTVEVVLGYLTNPHDVAILTDPEQRDAIAEAIVVAVKRLYLLDDDDQPTGTYRFSEMLEQGLL